One genomic window of Mucilaginibacter sp. SJ includes the following:
- a CDS encoding polysaccharide biosynthesis/export family protein, with amino-acid sequence MRNYTSICLITGILFLLTSCSSKQYQYLFEQKYTVTDTASKGSDAAAGPYRIKAQDILQIRNLQSIKYIVDETPATNAGGSGGGGTTGQTFQVEDDGTVALPVIGHVKVAGLTRPEAAKQIEELYRTNLLKDPIIELKIVNLKVTILGEIKGQGNYTLTKDRTTLVEMIGEAGGLTDKANEANVKIIRGDQKNPQVTEINLRDIQSINNPRAILQSGDVIYIAQNKRAVRNDKLQNLSVITQPVLLLLNTALIIFTLSHR; translated from the coding sequence ATGCGCAATTATACATCTATCTGCCTAATTACTGGGATACTTTTTTTGTTAACCTCCTGCTCAAGCAAACAATATCAATATCTTTTTGAACAAAAGTATACTGTTACCGATACCGCATCAAAAGGAAGCGATGCCGCAGCAGGCCCGTACCGCATTAAAGCACAGGATATACTGCAGATCAGGAACCTGCAAAGCATAAAATATATAGTTGATGAAACGCCTGCTACCAATGCAGGAGGCAGCGGGGGAGGCGGCACTACCGGGCAAACTTTTCAGGTTGAAGACGACGGCACTGTTGCGCTCCCGGTTATCGGCCATGTAAAAGTTGCAGGCCTTACCAGGCCAGAAGCAGCAAAACAAATTGAGGAGCTTTATCGTACAAACCTGCTGAAAGACCCTATCATTGAACTAAAGATAGTTAACCTCAAGGTTACCATACTTGGCGAAATAAAAGGGCAGGGAAATTATACGTTAACAAAAGACAGGACCACTTTGGTTGAAATGATTGGAGAAGCAGGAGGCCTGACAGATAAGGCTAATGAAGCAAATGTAAAAATAATAAGAGGCGATCAAAAAAACCCGCAGGTTACTGAAATTAACCTTCGGGATATCCAATCAATAAATAATCCCCGTGCTATACTTCAAAGCGGAGATGTTATTTATATTGCACAAAACAAGCGCGCCGTACGCAATGATAAATTGCAAAACCTTTCAGTAATAACACAGCCGGTTTTACTGCTGCTTAATACCGCCTTAATTATTTTTACG
- a CDS encoding glycosyltransferase family 2 protein: protein MKISVITVVYNAQDTIKRCIESVIGQNYNNIEYIIIDGGSTDNSLQVIDQHKSHIKVLISEPDQGIYDAINKGIRLATGEIVGTLNADDFFADQEVLSAVAQAFSNSDTEIVYGNLDYINSAGKITRKWKSHACGKNSFNRGFMPPHPTFYCKRYLFEKHGFYSLEYGSAGDYELMARFLHNWQIRSFYLNKVLVKMQVGGISNSNLMNRFKAWSFDLKAMRENNVFLPVFAVVLKPIRKISQFL, encoded by the coding sequence TTGAAGATCTCGGTTATCACTGTCGTTTACAATGCCCAGGATACTATTAAAAGATGTATCGAATCTGTTATCGGTCAGAATTACAACAACATTGAGTATATTATAATTGATGGCGGCTCAACAGATAATTCCCTGCAAGTAATTGATCAACATAAATCGCACATCAAAGTTTTGATATCTGAGCCTGACCAGGGCATTTATGATGCAATTAATAAGGGGATCCGTTTAGCAACAGGCGAAATAGTTGGTACGCTTAATGCCGATGATTTTTTTGCAGATCAGGAAGTTTTATCAGCAGTGGCACAGGCTTTTTCAAACAGTGATACAGAGATCGTTTACGGAAACCTTGATTATATAAATTCTGCAGGGAAAATTACCCGTAAATGGAAAAGTCACGCTTGTGGAAAAAATTCCTTTAACCGTGGTTTTATGCCCCCGCACCCTACCTTCTATTGTAAACGCTATTTGTTTGAGAAACATGGCTTTTACAGCCTTGAATATGGTTCTGCAGGCGATTATGAATTAATGGCGAGGTTTCTGCATAACTGGCAGATAAGGAGCTTTTATCTTAACAAAGTCTTGGTTAAAATGCAGGTAGGGGGTATCAGCAACAGCAATTTAATGAACAGGTTTAAGGCGTGGTCATTTGATTTGAAAGCAATGCGCGAAAACAATGTGTTTTTACCTGTTTTTGCAGTTGTGCTGAAACCCATTAGGAAAATTTCACAATTTCTTTAA